The Peribacillus sp. FSL E2-0218 genome contains a region encoding:
- the rpoD gene encoding RNA polymerase sigma factor RpoD, translated as MAEKPARSKQVDNEFSLEQVKEKLLELGKKRGSLTLEKIAEMIGGFELDSDQMDEFYEVLTENGVEILTDGEEDDDEDDPDEKKLAKEEEFDLNDLSVPPGVKINDPVRMYLKEIGRVDLLSAEEEISLATRIEDGDEEAKRRLAEANLRLVVSIAKRYVGRGMLFLDLIQEGNMGLIKAVEKFDYRKGFKFSTYATWWIRQAITRAIADQARTIRIPVHMVETINKLIRVQRQLLQDLGREPSPEEIAEDMDLTPEKVREILKIAQEPVSLETPIGEEDDSHLGDFIEDQDATSPSEHAAYELLKEQLEDVLDTLTDREENVLRLRFGLDDGRTRTLEEVGKVFGVTRERIRQIEAKALRKLRHPSRSKRLKDFLE; from the coding sequence ATGGCTGAAAAACCAGCACGTTCCAAACAAGTTGATAATGAGTTTAGCCTTGAGCAGGTGAAAGAAAAATTATTAGAGCTAGGAAAAAAACGAGGCTCTTTGACTTTAGAAAAAATCGCTGAAATGATTGGCGGTTTTGAATTGGATTCCGATCAAATGGATGAGTTCTATGAGGTGTTGACTGAAAATGGCGTCGAAATCCTCACTGATGGCGAGGAAGACGATGATGAAGATGATCCAGATGAAAAGAAACTCGCAAAAGAAGAAGAGTTCGATCTGAATGATTTAAGTGTTCCTCCCGGCGTTAAGATTAATGACCCAGTCCGGATGTACTTGAAGGAAATTGGCCGGGTCGACCTATTATCCGCGGAGGAGGAAATCTCCTTGGCTACGCGAATCGAAGATGGGGATGAAGAAGCGAAACGCCGTTTGGCTGAAGCTAACCTACGTCTGGTTGTCTCCATTGCCAAACGCTATGTAGGACGCGGCATGCTTTTCCTTGATTTGATTCAGGAAGGGAATATGGGTCTGATCAAAGCGGTGGAGAAATTCGATTACCGCAAGGGATTCAAGTTCAGTACGTATGCAACATGGTGGATCCGCCAAGCCATTACCCGCGCCATTGCCGACCAAGCAAGAACGATCCGGATACCGGTGCATATGGTCGAAACCATCAATAAATTGATTCGTGTTCAAAGGCAGCTCCTTCAGGATCTAGGGCGTGAGCCTTCACCGGAGGAAATTGCGGAGGATATGGACTTGACGCCTGAAAAGGTTCGCGAAATCCTGAAAATAGCTCAGGAGCCGGTTTCCTTGGAAACGCCGATAGGTGAAGAAGATGATTCGCATTTAGGTGACTTCATTGAGGATCAGGATGCGACTTCGCCATCGGAGCATGCAGCATATGAATTATTGAAAGAACAGCTTGAGGACGTATTGGACACACTGACCGATCGTGAAGAAAACGTCTTGAGACTGCGCTTTGGACTTGATGATGGCCGTACACGGACGCTTGAAGAGGTAGGTAAGGTGTTTGGAGTTACCCGCGAGCGTATCCGCCAAATCGAAGCGAAAGCGTTACGTAAGCTAAGGCACCCAAGCCGCAGCAAACGTCTGAAAGATTTCTTGGAATAA
- the cccA gene encoding cytochrome c550 yields MNRNPVMPFIIIMVFGIGLMFLLSFKGLGDAKDLAKEKEGGAKTEESDSASASPEDIYKKNCISCHGNAYQGGVGPALKGVGDRLSVDQVKEVITNGRGAMPAGLVEEQNIDAMAKYIHGLK; encoded by the coding sequence ATGAATCGCAATCCAGTAATGCCTTTTATTATTATCATGGTTTTTGGTATTGGACTTATGTTTTTACTTTCGTTTAAAGGTTTGGGTGATGCCAAAGATCTTGCCAAGGAAAAAGAGGGCGGCGCAAAGACTGAAGAATCTGACAGTGCCTCTGCTTCACCCGAGGACATCTATAAGAAAAACTGTATCTCCTGTCACGGTAATGCCTATCAGGGCGGTGTCGGACCAGCTCTTAAAGGCGTGGGTGACCGTCTTTCGGTAGACCAGGTGAAAGAAGTCATCACCAATGGGCGTGGCGCCATGCCAGCAGGCTTGGTAGAAGAACAGAACATTGACGCCATGGCCAAATATATTCATGGATTGAAATAA